Part of the Bacillota bacterium genome, CTGCAAAAAAATAATTTATTCAGATGACCTTAAAGAAAGAAATTTTGGTGATTGGGAAGGGTTGACAGTAGAGGAAATAAGCCGGTTATATGAAAATGAATACAGGCTTTGGATAAATGATGTTGATTACTGTATGAAAAATGGAGAAGAGGTTTATGAGATGAAGGAAAGAATTAAGAGCTTTACAAAAAGGCTAATTGATTCCTCAAAGGATGATAAATACACGGATACGCATAAAAGGGAACATGGTACCGGGCAATGTACCCATATAATAGTAACCCATCTCGGATGTATAAGATATATGCTTGCTTTTCTGCTGGGTTTGCCCGATGAATATTCTTGGAGGTTCAGGGTTGGAACTGGAAGCTTGACAAGAGTATGCATAAATGAAGAGGGATATTCTTACCTTACTCTGCTTAACGGTTGATACAAAATCCGGGTTTTAGAAAAAATTAAAAAAAATTATTGACATATGCCCATAATTATATTAGAATAAATTATGGGCATATGTCAATAATAAATATACAAAACAGTTAAAGGTACATCTAATATAACTGGTGAAGATAAAAAAGGAAAAGGAGGTGAAAATAAATGCCAAGAGGAGATGGAACCGGTCCTATGGGAATGGGACCAATGACAGGCAGAGCAGCAGGTTTTTGCGCAGGGTTTTCCGTGCCTGGATACATGAATCCTTTTCCAAGATACGGTATTGGATTCGGAAGAGGCCGTGGATTCAGAAGAATGGCTTACCTCACAGGTCTTCCCGGATGGATACGTTTTGGATATCCGTGGATAGGCTTTGGGTATCCTGGGTATCCAATGTACTACGGAGGCGCTTACAGGACAGCACCTGCTGCTGATGAAAAAGAATTTTTAAAAATGCAGAAAGACTTTTTGGAAGAGCAGCTGAAGCAGGTTAATGAACAACTGGGCAATCTTGAAAAGGATACAGAATAAAAGATAAGATAAAAGATGCGCATTTTCCTCAAAAAAATAAAATGCGTACGGATAAAAGTTGTTGATTTTATTCTATTAAAAGTGGTATTATATAATCAGCATTTGTTAAATTTTAAACAAGATTGTAAACGAGGTTGAACTTTGAAAAATAAGTTATTGAAAATAGTGTTCTAATGTCGAGGAGTTTTCTGAGACAGAGGAAGATTAAACAGTAATTGGTTTACATTATTTGTAAGCTTGCATGTAACCCTTTCCCGGGAATCTTTCTCCTCCTCGGGGAAGGGTTTTTGTTTTGGATAAAAAGGAGGAACAAATAAGCATATTAAGGGGGCAAAATTAGGTATGATTGATACATTAAAAGTTAATACAGCGAAAACAGATATTAATACACCGAAAGTAGATATGAAAATAGCAGATACAGTTTATTTGTCAAAGGGAAATTTGAATGATACACCGCGAGGTGACAGGCTTCATATTGCTTTGTTCGGAAGGCGGAATGCTGGCAAATCAAGCCTTATAAATGCAATAACCCGGCAAAACATAGCTGTAGTTTCCGAGGTGGCAGGCACTACAACAGACCCTGTTTATAAAAGTATGGAAGTGTTGCCTTTGGGTCCTGTAGTATTTATAGATACACCGGGTATTGATGACGTGGGAGAACTTGGAAGGCTGAGAATTGAGAAAACCAGAGAGGTACTGAGAAAGACCGATATTGCCTTGCTTGTCTTAGGATGCGACATGGTATGGGGTGATGAGGAGGGACGTTTGGTAGAAGAGTTTAAGAAACGCTCTATACCTTTTATAATAGTCGCGAACCAACAGGACAAAGCTAAAAATATGGATGCTAGAAATATATATACAGGGAAAAACATTAATATGGTACCGGAAAATACGCCTATTGTCATGACTTCCGCTTTAACAGGTTATGGAATCGATAAATTAATTGAAGCACTGACAAAGGTTAAAAAAGAAGATGACCAAAGACTTCATTTGATTGACGGCATCGTAAAAGAGGGAGACCTTGTAATACTGGTAACTCCTATTGACAAAGCAGCTCCGAAGGGAAGGCTTATACTTCCCCAACAACAGGTTTTACGGGATATCCTGGACAATAATGCAATGGCCCTTGTGGTGCAAGATTCAAAATTGGAAGAAGCCCTTAAAAAACTACCTGAACCGCCTGCGATCGTTATAACCGATTCCCAGGTCTTTGATAGAGTAGGAAAAATACTTCATGAAAATATCCTTCTTACTTCTTTTTCAATTATTTATGCAAGACAAAAGGGGAATTTAAAGCTTTTTTATAGCGCAGTAAAAAAAATAGAAAAATTAAAAGATGGAGACTGTATCCTGGTAGCGGAGGGTTGTACCCACCATCGTAAAGATGATGATATAGGCACGGTAAAAATACCTACCCTTCTTAAAAAGAAAACGGGGAAAAAACTTGAATTTCACCATGTTTCGGGAGGTTTTTTTGAAGAAGACCTTTCTAAATACAGACTGGTTATCCATTGCGGCGCATGTATGCTTAACAAAAAGGAAATGGAGTATAGGCAGGAGCATGCGTTAAAAAGTGGTATTCCGATGATTAATTACGGGATTATTCTTGCATACTTGCACGGAATTCTTGATAGGGTATTGGAACCTTTTAAGAAAGAACTGGAATAGAGAATTAATTAGGAGGCGAAAATTAATGAGGTTTTTAGAAAAATATAAGGAAGAATTCAAAGAGTATGATTCAATGGAAAAGGATTTTATTGATGATGATAAAATCTGGAAACAGCTTAATAAGTGGGAAAACCCGTCAAAAGCCGACGTAAGAAGAGTTCTTGAAAAAGCAGCCCAAAAAGTACGCCTTGAGCCTGAGGAAATGGCAATCCTTATTCAAAACAAGGATAAGGAAACCATAGAAGAAATGTATGCTTTAGCAAACAAACTGAAAAGGGAAATATACGGCGATAGGATAGTTTTCTTTGCTCCGTTATATATCAGCAATAAATGTGCAAACAATTGTAAATACTGCGGCTTCCGGAACGAGAACGAGAAAATATCCAGGAGGACCCTTACCATGGATGAAATCTCTGAAGAAGTAAGGATAATGATAAACGAGGGGCAAAAAAGGACAGTACTCGTTTACGGAGAATCTCCGGAAACAGATATAGACTTTATTTGTAAGAGCATACAGCAAGTATATAGTACAAAGTGCAAGAACGGCGAAATCAGGAGGGCTAATATAAACTGTGCGCCCCTTTCGAGGGAGGAGCTTAAAAAACTGAAAGAGGCAGGGATAGGGACATATCAGGTGTTCCAGGAAACATATCACCATGAAACCTATAAAGAAGTACACCCTGAAAATACCATTAAGGGCCATTACCGCTGGCGGCTTTATGCACAGGACAGGGCCCAGGATGCAGGAATAGATGATGTGGCAATAGGAGCATTATTTGGACTGTATGATTGGAGATTTGAAGCAATGGGGTTACTTTACCATACAATCCACCTGGAAGAAAAGTATAATGGAGTAGGTCCTCATACCATATCTTTTCCGAGAATAGAACCGGCTATAGGTACCCCGTATGCTTCAAGTCCCAAATATGCTGTAAGTGATGAGGATTTTAAAAAACTTGTTGCTATTTTGCGGCTGTCGGTACCTTATACCGGACTGATACTGACTGCCAGGGAAAGGCCGGAAGTAAGGAGGGAAGTAATACCTGTAGGCGTGTCCCAAATTGATGCAGGTACTAGAATAGGAGTGGGAGGTTATAAGAAGTCGAAAGCAAATATGATTCCTGATAAAGAACAATTTCAGATAGGTGATACTAGGTCCCTGGACGATGTAATTAGGGAAACATGTGAAATGGGAAATATTCCATCCTTTTGTACCGCATGTTATAGGGCCGGTAGAACAGGAGAAGAATTTATGGATATTGCAAAATCAAGTTTTGTGCATAACTTCTGTATGCCTAATGCAATATTGACATTAAAAGAATATTTATTGGACTATGCTTCAAAAGAAACGAAAAAGGTTGGAGAAAAAGCTATAAAACAGTATGTTGATAAGATGACAAATGAAAGAATAAAAAACTTTATTATAGAGTCATTACAAAAAATGGAAATAGAAGGGAAACGTGATATAAGGGTTTAAGCATGTGAGCAGGAAATGAAATGAAATCAATGATTTAACCCGTAATACACTATTACTCACTTAAAAAGGAGGATGGCCAAGGCTGGGATGGATTGCGCAGAAAAGCTAATAAATGAACTTGAAGAAAGACATGACCTTGATATAGATGGTTTGAGTTATTTAATTGAGGTGGTACTTTTTGCATATTTCACAACTCGCTTGACATAAAACATTATTATGTCTAAAATGTTGATGATAATTATTATCATTAACATTTTAGGAGGAGTTTAATGTGGGGAGCATTGGTGCTAATATAGATTTAGGAAGCATTTTATTTGCATTCAGCTTGACATTGTTTGCAGGAATATCTGCAGGAATAGGAGGTCTTTTTACTACTTTTTGCAGAAAGACTAACACAAAATTTTTATCATTCATTTTGGGATTTTCAGCAGGAGTAATGGTTTACCTATCTTTTATGGAAATTCTCCCCGAAGCAAAAAGTTTCCTGGTGAATAAGTTGGGAGAACCTGCAGGCTTATGGGTTACTTCAGTTGCTTTTTTTGGCGGAGTGCTTATTATTGCAATAATTGATAAACTTATACCTTCAAGTGACAACCCTCATGTATCTCATAAAATAGAAGAAATACAAAGCTGTGATGTTAATTATAACAGGAAGAGACTTTTAAGGACAGGTTTGTTTACTGCATTTGCCATAACAATACATAATTTCCCTGAGGGGATTGCTTCTTTTGCATCAGCCCTTAAGGATCCTGCTCTTGGAATTATGATAGCAATTGCGATAGCTATACATAACATACCTGAAGGCATGGCTGTATCAATACCGGTTTTTTGTGCAACAGGGAGTAAGAAAAAAGCGTTTTTGCTTTCATTGGCTTCCGGATTATCAGAACCTTTAGGTGCTTTGGTGGGATTCCTGATACTTAAGCCATTTTTAAATGATATAGTTTTTGGTATTTTATTTGCAGCTGTAGCAGGTATAATGGTATATATTTCGTTTGATGAATTGCTTCCTATGGCAGAAGAATATGGAGAACATCATCTTGCCATCCTAGGCCTTATGGTAGGAATGGCTTTAATGGCAATAAGCCTGATATTGCTTATTATATAAATATATGTATTTGCATTGCCGACACCAGCTCAGCATGAACTATGGCGAGCAGGAGCTTATCCCTTTTTATATCACTGTTGAGAAGACCGGATTTTTATTTTATCCGGTTTTTTATTTTTCATTTCTAAAACATTGTTAGTAGTAACACATATATACTTATTTGAATATTATACTATAGACTCAAATTAAACATAATGCTTATTTTACCAAAGCATACGGTTATCAAAAAGAATACGCAGGATGTGCTATTCTAATTAAAACTGAAAGGAGGTCAACGGTATGACTGAAGACAGGGGCGTATGCGGATATCCTGCTTATGGAAGCTGTAATTGGATAATCTGGCTATTAATAATTCTGGTTGTAATTTGCTTATTATGCCCGGGCATTTTCGGCGGCTTAGGATATGGCTACAAAGAATAAATAAACATAATGAATTTTATATGTTAAGCTATTATATGTCCAACGCATATTCATAGTGTAAAAATGAAAATCGTTGAAACGTTGGACATATAATATTTTTTATATTTATTAAATACAAGGTTAATGTGGTATATTATAATAAATATTAAAAACGGCAGAAAATATTATAAAAAAGCAAAGGTAAAAAGAATTGGAAAGGAAAGGTAGAAGCAATGTTAGAGGCAGTGATTTTTGACATGGATGGGGTCATAATAGATAGCGAGCCCATATACCATGAAGTTGAGATGGGAATGTTTAAAGAATTTGGCCTTGATTTGACCGATAAACATAGACATATGTATGCTGGGGTGAGGACAGTGGACATGTGGGTGGAATTAAAAGAGAAATACGATATTCCGCTGTCAATAGAAGAATTGGTAAAAATAGAAGCAGAAAGAGTAAGGGCATGCCTTAAGGCAAAAAATGCAATTGAGCCTGTTTGTGGTATTAGAGAATTGTTGGAGAAATTACATAAAAATAACATTAAGATTGCCTTGGCTTCTTCAAGCAGTATGGCGGATATAGAAATAGTATTAAACGAAACAGGATTGAAAGAGTACTTTTCGGTTATCGTAAGCGGGGACCATGTTGAAAGAGGGAAACCGGCCCCCGATATATTCTTGCATGCTGTATCCAAGCTTGGTGCAGAACCTGAAAATTGCATTGTTATTGAAGATGCAAGCAGTGGAGTTAAAGCTGCAAAGGCTGCCCGTTTGAAGTGCATAGCATACAGGAATCCTAATTCAGGTAATCAGGACCTGTCTGAAGCGGATATGGTTGTGGAAAGCTTTTATGATGTTATTTCCATGCTTTAATTGCTAAACATTAAATATACAGGTCTTTGCGGTTAAACAATGCAATTCCTCCAGGGTACGTTAGATTTTGAATATAGGATAACTACTTGCCTTTTCTATTTGTAGTGGATAAGCATTTTTTGGAGGAATGTGCATATCATGGCAAAACTTTAAAAATTTATTTTAAATTTAATAGTCCATTTTGATTTTCACCAAATATTAAATATGGTATAATAGCATCAGACAATAATAAAGGTGGTGAATTTATATGAAGTGGGAAGAAGTAAGACAAGCATACCCGCATCAATGGGTTAAGCTTAAAGTTTTAAAAAGTCATCTAGAAGATAACAAAGAGTATATTGAAGAAATGGAAGTAATAAAAACAATCGACAGCGATTTGGAAGCTGGAAGAGAGCTTGGAAAATGCAAAGAGAGCGAGGTTGTTTACCATACTTTCCATGAAGAAATATATCTTGAGATAAGAAATATATTTGGATTCAGGGTGGCAAAATAGATGAATGTATACTTGTTTGACAGGCTTATCTGTACTGATATAACAGTTACTTTTAATGGTAAGTCCAAGACTTTAAAAAATGTTGTAGTAGATACAGGCGCAGCGCAATCAATCATCAATTCCATTTTTGTTGCTGATTTGGAAATTGCACCAAGCTTCAAGGATAAGATGGTTAAAACCAGAGGAATTGGTGGAGATTTGGAGTTTTTTTATAGGACCGTAGATGAACTGAAAATCGGGGACTTCACTTTTAAAAACTATGAAATCGACTTTGGAGAAATTGATCCCAAAGGCGAAATATCAGGTTTAATCGGCCTGGACTTACTAAATGAACTTCGTGCTGTTATAGATGTAGAAATTCCTATAATCTACAATAAAACTTAAAATTATAGAATCCATTTTAACGTGTTTCAAGTGCATAGCATACACGAATCCTAATTTAGGTAATCAGGACCTGTCTGAAGCGGATATGGTTGTGGAAAGCTTTTATGACGTTATTTCCATGCTTTAATTTCTAAGCATTATATATACAGGTCTTTGCGGTTAAACAATACAATTCCCCCATGATACATAACAACTAAGTGTTTTATTTTTATCTCAATATTCCGGCAATATTCTGAACTATCCATTGACTTAGAATGGGTGTTTCGATAGAATATATGCATGGAAAGTAATTTATAGCGGCTTGAATAAAAATATCCGGAGGAATTATATTATGGCAAGTAATGTGAAAATAAAAAATAAAGACATAATTAATATCCTCACAGAGGTAAAAGAAAGCATGTTCAAGATATTTGGTGTTAAACTTAGAAAGGTTATTTTATTTGGATCTTATGCCAGAAACGAAGCCGATAAAGAATCTGACGTGGATATTCTACTCTTAATTGACGATGAACAAGAGAATATTAAACGCTATCATGATTCTATTGTTGATACTATGGTGAAATTATCTTTAAAATATGGACTTGTAGTGTCAATAACAGAACAGGAGTACAAACAATATATGAAGTATATTACATTTGTACCTTTCTATGCGAATGTAAATAATGAGGGAGTGGAATTCTATGTTAGATAATCAAAATGACCTAAGTAAGTACAGATTAGAAAAATCCAAGGAGGATTTGCTTAGTTCAAAATTATTATTCGAAAATGGTTTATACAAACAATCGGTAAATCGTTCATATTATTCTATATTTCATGCAACAAGAGCATTATTAGCCTTGGATAAATTTGATTCTAAAAAGCACTCAGGAATAATTGCATATTTTAATCAGAAATATATTGCGACTGGGAAAATTGAAATAGAGTTTTCCAAGATACTTATGAGTGCACAAAAAATCAGGAATAGTAGTGACTACGATGAGTTTTATATAGTAAGTATAAAAGATGCTGAGAATCAAATTAATAATGCAACAAAATTTATAGATAGAATTGAAAAGTTTCTAACACAGACATAACAGCATTGTTACTTCAAGTAAAATTTTTCGACCTGGGTAATAGCTTTCATCTAAAAAGCATAGGTTACACCTTACAAATTATCTTCTCAAGGCTTAATTTTGGATTCATTTGTATATACCACTTTCACAATATTGAGAATTCAATTGCTATTCCGAATTACCTCGATTACAATCTCGATTGCTGCGATTGCTGGTTGCTACGGTTCTACGGGCGCATTTTCTTTTTATGAAGAAATAAATACCAATTACTTTAAAAATCCTCAATTTCGGGCATTTCGAGATTTTGTGAAATTTAGTGTAAGTTGATAAACTGTTTTATAAACATACAACTTGAAAGGTATAAGCAAATAGAAATATATTGGTTGTTTGATTATCGCTATTATATATGCAAAACATTTTAGCTATATACAAATTGACAAATATAGATAATTGTAATATAATATGTCATATAGATGATATACAAACAAAAGGTGGTGAAGTAAATGAAAATTAATTCTACCGAACTGCAAAACAACTTCGGGAAATATCTTCAATTGGCCGAAACCCAAAGCATATATATTGAAAAGAAGGGCAGCGACAGTATTTTCAAGCTTGAAAAGGTAGAAAGGAAAGAAATGCTTGGTAAAATACTGGATAGTTTATATGGATGCTTGAGGGGAACCGGGCTTGAAAATGTCAATTCAGAAGAGATTATATATCAGAGAGTAAGTGAAAAACTTAATCCGAGCAAACAGGTGATGAAAAATGGTCAAGAAAAGAAAAATACTCGTTGATACCAATATAATTCTGGATTTATTATTGGCAAGACAGCCCTTTGCCGAAGAGGCCAGGGACATATTCTTAAAAGCTGCAAATGAAGAAATAGAAATTTATGTTACCAGTTGCAGTATAAA contains:
- the hydG gene encoding [FeFe] hydrogenase H-cluster radical SAM maturase HydG, producing MRFLEKYKEEFKEYDSMEKDFIDDDKIWKQLNKWENPSKADVRRVLEKAAQKVRLEPEEMAILIQNKDKETIEEMYALANKLKREIYGDRIVFFAPLYISNKCANNCKYCGFRNENEKISRRTLTMDEISEEVRIMINEGQKRTVLVYGESPETDIDFICKSIQQVYSTKCKNGEIRRANINCAPLSREELKKLKEAGIGTYQVFQETYHHETYKEVHPENTIKGHYRWRLYAQDRAQDAGIDDVAIGALFGLYDWRFEAMGLLYHTIHLEEKYNGVGPHTISFPRIEPAIGTPYASSPKYAVSDEDFKKLVAILRLSVPYTGLILTARERPEVRREVIPVGVSQIDAGTRIGVGGYKKSKANMIPDKEQFQIGDTRSLDDVIRETCEMGNIPSFCTACYRAGRTGEEFMDIAKSSFVHNFCMPNAILTLKEYLLDYASKETKKVGEKAIKQYVDKMTNERIKNFIIESLQKMEIEGKRDIRV
- a CDS encoding HAD family hydrolase, coding for MLEAVIFDMDGVIIDSEPIYHEVEMGMFKEFGLDLTDKHRHMYAGVRTVDMWVELKEKYDIPLSIEELVKIEAERVRACLKAKNAIEPVCGIRELLEKLHKNNIKIALASSSSMADIEIVLNETGLKEYFSVIVSGDHVERGKPAPDIFLHAVSKLGAEPENCIVIEDASSGVKAAKAARLKCIAYRNPNSGNQDLSEADMVVESFYDVISML
- a CDS encoding nucleotidyltransferase domain-containing protein; this translates as MASNVKIKNKDIINILTEVKESMFKIFGVKLRKVILFGSYARNEADKESDVDILLLIDDEQENIKRYHDSIVDTMVKLSLKYGLVVSITEQEYKQYMKYITFVPFYANVNNEGVEFYVR
- the zupT gene encoding zinc transporter ZupT, translating into MDLGSILFAFSLTLFAGISAGIGGLFTTFCRKTNTKFLSFILGFSAGVMVYLSFMEILPEAKSFLVNKLGEPAGLWVTSVAFFGGVLIIAIIDKLIPSSDNPHVSHKIEEIQSCDVNYNRKRLLRTGLFTAFAITIHNFPEGIASFASALKDPALGIMIAIAIAIHNIPEGMAVSIPVFCATGSKKKAFLLSLASGLSEPLGALVGFLILKPFLNDIVFGILFAAVAGIMVYISFDELLPMAEEYGEHHLAILGLMVGMALMAISLILLII
- a CDS encoding histidine phosphatase family protein, translating into MELIIVRHGETDANSEGVLLGCTDVSLNRRGIQQVKRAAKKLRELKVDRVEDIYSSPLKRAVQTAEIIGNELGCKKIIYSDDLKERNFGDWEGLTVEEISRLYENEYRLWINDVDYCMKNGEEVYEMKERIKSFTKRLIDSSKDDKYTDTHKREHGTGQCTHIIVTHLGCIRYMLAFLLGLPDEYSWRFRVGTGSLTRVCINEEGYSYLTLLNG
- the hydF gene encoding [FeFe] hydrogenase H-cluster maturation GTPase HydF, encoding MNDTPRGDRLHIALFGRRNAGKSSLINAITRQNIAVVSEVAGTTTDPVYKSMEVLPLGPVVFIDTPGIDDVGELGRLRIEKTREVLRKTDIALLVLGCDMVWGDEEGRLVEEFKKRSIPFIIVANQQDKAKNMDARNIYTGKNINMVPENTPIVMTSALTGYGIDKLIEALTKVKKEDDQRLHLIDGIVKEGDLVILVTPIDKAAPKGRLILPQQQVLRDILDNNAMALVVQDSKLEEALKKLPEPPAIVITDSQVFDRVGKILHENILLTSFSIIYARQKGNLKLFYSAVKKIEKLKDGDCILVAEGCTHHRKDDDIGTVKIPTLLKKKTGKKLEFHHVSGGFFEEDLSKYRLVIHCGACMLNKKEMEYRQEHALKSGIPMINYGIILAYLHGILDRVLEPFKKELE
- a CDS encoding HEPN domain-containing protein, producing MLDNQNDLSKYRLEKSKEDLLSSKLLFENGLYKQSVNRSYYSIFHATRALLALDKFDSKKHSGIIAYFNQKYIATGKIEIEFSKILMSAQKIRNSSDYDEFYIVSIKDAENQINNATKFIDRIEKFLTQT
- a CDS encoding retropepsin-like domain-containing protein, coding for MNVYLFDRLICTDITVTFNGKSKTLKNVVVDTGAAQSIINSIFVADLEIAPSFKDKMVKTRGIGGDLEFFYRTVDELKIGDFTFKNYEIDFGEIDPKGEISGLIGLDLLNELRAVIDVEIPIIYNKT
- a CDS encoding DUF5320 domain-containing protein, coding for MPRGDGTGPMGMGPMTGRAAGFCAGFSVPGYMNPFPRYGIGFGRGRGFRRMAYLTGLPGWIRFGYPWIGFGYPGYPMYYGGAYRTAPAADEKEFLKMQKDFLEEQLKQVNEQLGNLEKDTE